From Bacteroidales bacterium:
GCTCTTAAAGTTTTCGCCAGTAGCTTTCTTTTCTAATAATTCATAGATTGTAGCGTATTGCTGGTTCGGTGTTTCCAAAGTAGATGATTGTATTTCAACGCTTTGGACAAACTTCATTGATTTAAGAACCTCAAGGAGGATTTGAGCATTCATCTGGTCTTTTACAGAAATCGTAATTGTAGTCATAAGTACTTGAAATTAAAATTCAAACGATAGGGGTTAATGTTTTGTTGTATTTTGTTTGTGACTGCTTGTCACTGCTGGTGTCGGGATCGCAAAGTTGGTTCAGCCCCCTATTAATCTGCGCGAAATGGTGAAAAAAATATCCCCTTACAAATTGTAAACTCCGGGTTTTGCTTTTTCATGTCACAGTTTTGAGTTGGACGTTGGTCGTTGGACGTTTGACGTTGGTTTCGTTGCATCCGGCGAGGGCGGGGAATCCGCGGGATGCGTGTGATTACACCCTTCTTTTTTAATTTATTCAAATATTCTTTGGTTGTGGTTATCCCTTTTCCAACCTTCTCTGCAATTACTTGTATTGTGACCCGATTATCATCAGCTATAATTGCCAAAATGTGATCTTCAATTGTGTGATTTTTCAGGTCGGTTTTCAGGTCGGTTTTCAGGTCGGTTTTTTTAAATAACACGGAAAACATGTGATTTTTACTTTCAAATTCAGGTTCAGGCAGGTTTTGGTGCAGGCATTCAGCAATCATTTTGAGCGTACCCCGACCCCAACTTTCAATAAAACCTGCTTTGTAAAATACATCTGCAAGCAGCATATTCCGGGGTTTTGAAAGGTGTGTCACTTTCAGGTCTTCAACCTTAATTTCATGAGGCAAAGCGCCTTCGTTGAGAATGATTAGTTTGTTGCTGTAGATTCTGATTTGAATTGCAGATGTTGTGAGGTAATCCCGATGGATTATTGCGTTAAGGATTGCCTCCCGCAGAGCCTGGTAAGGGTATTCAAGTATTTCGCGTCTATGGATACCTTCGTAGGTGATGGCGCTTGTTAAATATTTCGCCTTCAGGATATTCAAAGCCTGATCTACCTGCTGAAACAAGTTACCGCCAATGAGATCGCTGGAGATAATATCCACATCAGAGGCAAATTTCCCGATTCTTATGTGTGCTTGTTTAAAGAAATCCTGCGGCTCTGACCCAAAGAGTAAAATTGCTGCCCTTTTTAGCCCATTTAGTTCAAAAATTTTCGTGGAATTAACTGTATTCAAACAGCGACTAAGAAAAGCTAAGATTTTGTTTCACTTCGTTCTCAAAACCTAACCTTTTCTAAGTCGGGGTTAACCTGCATAAAATCAATATTTTGCAAAAAAAACATGAATTATGCAGGTTAGCTTGCCATTATTTATCAAAT
This genomic window contains:
- a CDS encoding winged helix-turn-helix transcriptional regulator encodes the protein MDIISSDLIGGNLFQQVDQALNILKAKYLTSAITYEGIHRREILEYPYQALREAILNAIIHRDYLTTSAIQIRIYSNKLIILNEGALPHEIKVEDLKVTHLSKPRNMLLADVFYKAGFIESWGRGTLKMIAECLHQNLPEPEFESKNHMFSVLFKKTDLKTDLKTDLKNHTIEDHILAIIADDNRVTIQVIAEKVGKGITTTKEYLNKLKKKGVITRIPRIPRPRRMQRNQRQTSNDQRPTQNCDMKKQNPEFTICKGIFFSPFRAD